The sequence below is a genomic window from bacterium.
GGCGGTTGTTGCCCGCCACGAGTCGGCGGACCAGGGGCTCGTCCGACCGTCCGGCCCGCGTCAGCAGGGAGCGGGCCGCCGCCACGGCCAGCACGAAGACGCGGCGACGCCAGGGGGAACGATAGGGAGCGGCGCTCACCGCGGACTCCCGGCGGCCAGCCAGGCGCGGCGCAGGTGGAAGGCCAGCACGCCGAAGCTCACGGCGACGTTCAGGGACCTCTTAGCGCCGGACATCGGGATCTCCACGCAGGCGTCGACGGCCGCCAGCGTCGCGGGTCCGACGCCCTGGACCTCGTGGCCGACGACGAAGCAGACCGGGAAGCGGTACGGGAATTCGTCGAAGGGCGCGGCGTCGGGCGCCTGTTCCAGGGCCACGACCTGGACGCCGCGCGCCCGCAGGTCGGCGACGGCGGTGGCCGGGTCCTGCCGGTAGGCCCAGGGGACGGTCTCGGTGGCGCCGAGCGCCGTCTTCTCGATGTCGGGGCGCGGGGGGGTGGCGGTCATCCCGCACAGGTAGAGCCCGCCGAGGTTGGCGGCGTCGGCGGTGCGGAACATCGAGCCCACGTTGCCGGCGCTGCGGATGCCGTCGAGCAGGGCGGACACGGGCATCCGGTCCCGCAGGACCAGCGAGGCGCGGTCCAGCCGGTCGGCGGGTCGGGCGAAGGGGTCGTCGCTGAAGCGCATGAGGGGTCCCCGGGGGCCTTGGGTCCGCTGGGGCCGTCCGGCGGCCCGTTGCCGGGCATGATGCGGAAGATTCGCCTTTCTGGCAACAGCGGGTTAAACCGCGGCCGGCGCCGGCCGATAGCATCGTCGAGGGAGCGCCGGGAGCGGAGGAGCGGCTTGAACCATCATCACGATCAGGTGCGGCCCGCAAATGAAACGTAAAACCGTCACGTTGTGCATGATCGCCAAGGACGAGGAAGCGACCATCGGGCAGACCATCAAGTCCGCCCTGGCGGTGGTCGACGAGATCGTCGTCGGCGATACCGGTTCGTCCGACAACACGCGCCTGATCGCCGAGGGCTACGGGGCCCGCGTGGTCGACGTGCCGTGGGACGACGACTTCGCCGCGGCGCGCAACGCCGTGCTGGCCGAGGCCCGCTGCGATTGGATCCTGGTGCTGGACGCCGACGAGCGCCTGCAGCCGGTGCGCCCGGTCGAGCTGCAGCGCCTGCTGTCGGAGCCCGACGCCGCCGGTTACCGGGTGGCGGTCCTCGCCGGTGGGCAGGAGCGCGGCGAGGAATCGGCGACCCAGGTGCGGCTGTTCCGCAACCACCCCTACGTGCGCTACTGCTACCCGGTCCACGAGACGGTGGAGATCGCCCTGGAGAACTGGGCGACCGCCCGCGGGCTCGCGATCCGGGGCTCCCAGCTCGCCCTGATCCACGACGGCGGCGCCGACCGGGCCGCGAATCGCGGCGAGCGCAACCGCCGGCTGCTGCGCGAGGCCTCCCGCGAGTACCCCTACGAGCCCTACTTCGCCTACTGCCTGGCGACCGAGACCCTGACCCGCCTCGAGGACGAGGTGCTGCCGGTCGCGGGCCTGGGCAAGACCGTGCGGCAGCTGGAGCGCGCGTGGGGAACGGTGCGCGGCATGGCGCCGGCGGCCGCCGCGGCGCTGGCCTACGGGCCCGACCTCGTGGGCCTGCTCAGCGCCGCGCAGATCGCGCAGCTGGAGACCGCCGCCGCGCTCGACGTCGTGCGCGACGCGATGGAGATCTACCCCGATCGCCCCGAGCTGCGCTTCCGCCGCGCCGTGGCGGCCGTCCGCCACCTGGCCCGCGGCGACGACGCGGGCCTCACCCTGGTCGCGGCCTCCAGCCTGCGCAAGCTGGCGACGCGCGATCTCGAGGCCTGCCTGGCCTCGGCCGGCGCGGCGCCGGACGCGGATGAACGCTGGCGCGACCTGTACCCGTGGCGTTACCTTGGCCTGCTGGACCTGCTCGACGGGAACCCCGACGAGGCGGAGCGCCGCTTCGACCGGGCCCTGGACCTGGCCCCGCTCTACTCCCACGCCTGGCTCGGCAAGGCCGAGTGCGACCGGCTGCGGGGGGAGGGCCGGCGGGCCCTGGGCTACTACCTGCGGGCGGTCACCACCGACGAGCGGAACCTGTCGGCCTGGCTCAGGGGCGGGCAGGTCCTGGAGGAACTGGGTTTCCGCGACAACGCCAAGAGCTGGCGCGCGAAGATCGAGACCCTCTTCCCCGAATTCGTCGGCCTGCGCGACGCGAGCGACTGGTTGGACGAGATGCTCCCGCGCCGCCTGCAGACCACCTAGGCGCCCCGGAGAAACGATGCCCCACCACCACGTCACGGCCGACCCGGAAACCGACGGCCTGCGCGGCGATCCGCCGCCGCGCCACCTGCGCGTCCACACGCACCGCAACCTGCGCCTGGCCTCGATCGCGG
It includes:
- a CDS encoding RNA methyltransferase, which codes for MRFSDDPFARPADRLDRASLVLRDRMPVSALLDGIRSAGNVGSMFRTADAANLGGLYLCGMTATPPRPDIEKTALGATETVPWAYRQDPATAVADLRARGVQVVALEQAPDAAPFDEFPYRFPVCFVVGHEVQGVGPATLAAVDACVEIPMSGAKRSLNVAVSFGVLAFHLRRAWLAAGSPR
- a CDS encoding glycosyltransferase family 2 protein, giving the protein MKRKTVTLCMIAKDEEATIGQTIKSALAVVDEIVVGDTGSSDNTRLIAEGYGARVVDVPWDDDFAAARNAVLAEARCDWILVLDADERLQPVRPVELQRLLSEPDAAGYRVAVLAGGQERGEESATQVRLFRNHPYVRYCYPVHETVEIALENWATARGLAIRGSQLALIHDGGADRAANRGERNRRLLREASREYPYEPYFAYCLATETLTRLEDEVLPVAGLGKTVRQLERAWGTVRGMAPAAAAALAYGPDLVGLLSAAQIAQLETAAALDVVRDAMEIYPDRPELRFRRAVAAVRHLARGDDAGLTLVAASSLRKLATRDLEACLASAGAAPDADERWRDLYPWRYLGLLDLLDGNPDEAERRFDRALDLAPLYSHAWLGKAECDRLRGEGRRALGYYLRAVTTDERNLSAWLRGGQVLEELGFRDNAKSWRAKIETLFPEFVGLRDASDWLDEMLPRRLQTT